Proteins encoded within one genomic window of Bradyrhizobium sp. 186:
- a CDS encoding DoxX family protein, with amino-acid sequence MIDSRTAPYAALMLRVTLGALFLAHASLKLFVFTPAGTAKFFGSLGFPPELAYLIMTVEVLSGIALILGVWTRYAALAGIPILLGAIFTVHGAAGFFFTNPKGGWEFPAFWAIALAAQALLGDGAYALRPSRDVEAASGQLSTAHSR; translated from the coding sequence ATGATCGATTCCCGTACCGCTCCCTACGCCGCGCTGATGCTGCGCGTGACGCTGGGCGCGCTGTTTCTCGCCCATGCCAGCCTGAAACTATTCGTTTTCACCCCGGCCGGCACGGCAAAATTCTTCGGCAGCCTCGGCTTCCCGCCCGAGCTCGCCTATCTCATCATGACGGTTGAAGTGCTGAGCGGCATTGCCCTGATCCTCGGCGTCTGGACCCGCTATGCCGCGCTCGCCGGCATTCCGATCCTGCTCGGAGCCATCTTCACGGTGCACGGCGCCGCCGGCTTCTTCTTCACCAATCCGAAGGGCGGTTGGGAATTCCCCGCCTTCTGGGCGATTGCGCTGGCGGCACAGGCGCTGCTCGGCGACGGCGCCTACGCGCTGCGTCCGTCGCGTGATGTCGAGGCGGCCAGCGGGCAGTTGAGCACCGCGCATTCGCGCTGA
- a CDS encoding MFS transporter gives MRLPFFYGWVVVAVTFVTMAIGVNARTAFSLFFPPIISEFGWERGVTAGAFSFGFVVSGVVSPLIGRLMDRAGPRAVMELGVVLMGGGLLLAPLTSTPWHLYVTIGVMVGAGSVCLGYSGQSLFLPNWFIRKRGFAIGIAFAGVGIGSVTLLPWVQHMIEQTGWRTACTAMGLMILIVLAPINLFLHKRPEDIGLQPDGDAAPSAGAAKPVSNIVDPVWVGTEWTLRRAVATARFWWIALGYFCGLYIWYAVQVHQTKFLLDIGFSPSVAVWALGIVSLLGIPGQIFLGHVSDRIGREWVWAISCAGFAICFAALMALKYQPSLWLIYVMVFTQGALGYGLTSIMGAVVFEIFQGRHQGSIFGTIMLAALAGGAAGPWLTGFLYDRAGDYTLAFAIAMVMSGLSALSIWQAAPRKVRAVAGRLHTVKHGTSAE, from the coding sequence ATGCGACTTCCGTTCTTCTACGGCTGGGTCGTGGTCGCGGTGACCTTCGTCACCATGGCCATTGGCGTCAACGCGCGCACCGCCTTCTCACTGTTCTTTCCGCCGATCATCTCCGAATTCGGCTGGGAGCGCGGCGTCACCGCCGGCGCATTCTCCTTCGGCTTTGTGGTGTCGGGCGTGGTCAGCCCGCTGATCGGCCGGCTGATGGATCGCGCCGGGCCTCGCGCGGTGATGGAGCTCGGTGTCGTGCTGATGGGAGGCGGGCTGCTGCTGGCGCCGCTGACCAGCACGCCGTGGCACCTCTATGTCACCATCGGCGTCATGGTCGGCGCCGGCAGCGTCTGCCTCGGCTATTCCGGCCAGTCGCTGTTCCTGCCGAACTGGTTCATCCGCAAGCGCGGCTTTGCCATCGGCATCGCCTTTGCCGGCGTCGGCATCGGCTCGGTGACCCTGCTGCCCTGGGTGCAGCACATGATCGAGCAAACCGGCTGGCGCACCGCCTGCACCGCGATGGGCCTGATGATCCTGATCGTGCTGGCACCGATCAACCTGTTCCTGCACAAGCGGCCCGAAGACATCGGCCTCCAGCCGGACGGCGACGCGGCGCCGTCCGCAGGCGCCGCAAAGCCGGTCTCCAACATCGTCGATCCCGTCTGGGTCGGCACCGAATGGACGCTGAGGCGAGCGGTTGCGACCGCGCGGTTCTGGTGGATCGCACTCGGCTATTTCTGCGGCCTGTACATCTGGTATGCGGTGCAGGTGCACCAGACCAAGTTCCTGCTCGATATCGGTTTCAGTCCGAGCGTCGCGGTGTGGGCGCTCGGCATCGTGAGCCTGCTCGGCATTCCCGGCCAGATTTTCCTTGGCCATGTCTCCGACCGGATCGGACGGGAATGGGTCTGGGCGATTAGCTGCGCAGGCTTTGCGATCTGCTTCGCGGCTTTGATGGCGTTGAAGTACCAGCCCTCGCTCTGGCTTATCTACGTGATGGTGTTCACGCAAGGCGCGCTCGGTTACGGCCTCACCTCGATCATGGGCGCAGTGGTGTTCGAGATTTTCCAGGGCCGGCACCAGGGCAGCATCTTCGGAACGATCATGCTGGCGGCATTGGCCGGCGGCGCGGCCGGACCATGGCTGACCGGATTTCTCTATGATCGCGCTGGCGACTATACGCTGGCCTTCGCCATCGCCATGGTCATGAGCGGTCTGTCGGCGCTGTCGATCTGGCAGGCCGCCCCGCGCAAGGTGCGGGCCGTGGCCGGGCGGCTGCACACGGTCAAGCATGGAACCAGCGCCGAATAG
- a CDS encoding EAL domain-containing protein has protein sequence MTGRRRLAPLFGLYRPALVAAGVGLLFSLVGAAAVARWEDRVNRIEFENAAETQSLIMQNGMNEYISRLVALRTLFESANEEITRSEFETFSARLFERHPGMLRVAWLPRVNRKERAQYEAAAIADGVSSYRIKSLQGEGFATAPQSDEYFPIFYSTQPKTSLVYGMDYATVPDRRAVLGRARDNDGIASLRTELYGPRENGQLPNVMAVVPVYAKGTSRDTVADRRRNLAGFVVGIFDLPLLMQSIRVTTGASPAVSVNVYPPFTGRIVSMEHALPDYSSAATAPQSMRDVAQGLHWSGQLKIGDTDWQVRAMPTPGGPLEMTYDRAVAVLIVGMLLTQSLATYLMLASRNSRRLSLANRRVLELAQTDILTGLPNRAFFLARLDELNGRLKDRGPTFSILMLDLDRFKNVNDSLGHGAGDVLLRQVAQRLKSALRASDVLARLGGDEFAIIQEDCEDQRAGSTELAGRIAKLVAEPFLLPGHRVEIGTSIGIAIAPDHGSDQEQLLKKADLALYRSKSAGRNCFTIYDEAMSAELEARNTLEGDLRDAIARCQLEVHYQPFVDAICGERRGFEALVRWRHPTRGLIPPDQFIPLAEETGLIVPLGEFVLRRACADAAAWPSDLMVAVNLSPIQFKEADLFEVIRAALGDSGLPPQRLEIEVTESVLLERGAENHAFIEQLKGIGIELALDDFGTGYSSLSYLIAFPFDKIKIDKSFIRNLTHQPRSSAIISSIVTLARGLDMSVTAEGVETCEEFERLRALGVNFAQGYLFGRPQPVDRIEFDAPVQPSQLDAA, from the coding sequence ATGACCGGACGGCGGCGTCTTGCGCCGCTGTTCGGGCTGTATCGTCCTGCACTGGTTGCAGCCGGCGTCGGTCTGCTGTTCTCGCTGGTCGGCGCCGCCGCGGTGGCGCGATGGGAGGACCGCGTCAACAGGATCGAGTTCGAGAACGCGGCCGAAACCCAATCCCTCATCATGCAGAACGGCATGAACGAGTATATCAGTCGGCTCGTTGCGCTGCGCACCCTGTTCGAATCGGCCAACGAGGAAATCACCCGCAGCGAATTCGAGACCTTCAGCGCCCGCCTGTTCGAGCGCCATCCGGGCATGCTGCGCGTTGCCTGGCTGCCGCGGGTCAACCGCAAGGAGCGCGCCCAATACGAGGCAGCCGCGATCGCGGACGGCGTCTCCAGCTATCGCATCAAGTCGCTCCAGGGCGAAGGCTTTGCAACCGCGCCGCAGAGCGACGAGTATTTTCCGATCTTCTATTCGACGCAGCCGAAGACCTCACTCGTCTACGGCATGGACTACGCAACCGTTCCGGATCGCCGTGCTGTCCTCGGGCGAGCGCGGGACAACGACGGGATCGCATCGTTGCGGACGGAGCTCTATGGTCCCCGCGAGAACGGCCAGTTGCCGAACGTCATGGCTGTGGTGCCGGTCTATGCCAAGGGCACCTCGCGCGACACGGTCGCCGACCGGCGCCGCAATCTGGCGGGCTTCGTCGTCGGCATCTTCGACCTGCCACTGCTGATGCAATCCATTCGTGTGACGACTGGAGCAAGCCCGGCGGTCAGCGTGAACGTCTATCCGCCGTTCACCGGGCGGATCGTCAGCATGGAGCACGCGCTGCCGGATTATTCCTCGGCGGCCACCGCCCCGCAGTCGATGCGCGATGTCGCGCAAGGCCTGCACTGGTCGGGCCAGCTCAAGATCGGGGACACCGACTGGCAGGTGCGCGCGATGCCGACGCCCGGCGGTCCGCTGGAGATGACTTACGACCGCGCGGTCGCGGTGCTCATCGTCGGCATGCTGCTTACGCAGTCACTTGCGACCTATCTCATGCTTGCAAGCCGCAATTCGCGGCGGCTGTCGCTAGCGAACCGCCGGGTACTCGAGCTCGCCCAGACCGACATCCTCACCGGCTTGCCGAACCGCGCCTTCTTCCTCGCCCGGCTCGACGAGCTCAATGGCCGGTTGAAGGACCGCGGTCCGACGTTCTCGATCCTGATGCTCGATCTCGACCGCTTCAAGAACGTCAATGACTCCCTTGGTCACGGTGCCGGCGATGTGCTGCTGCGCCAGGTGGCGCAGCGGCTGAAATCGGCGTTGCGGGCGAGCGACGTGCTGGCGCGGCTCGGCGGCGACGAATTCGCCATCATCCAGGAAGACTGCGAGGATCAGCGCGCCGGCTCGACAGAGCTGGCGGGACGGATCGCAAAGCTCGTAGCCGAACCTTTCCTTCTGCCCGGACATCGCGTGGAGATCGGCACCAGCATCGGCATTGCGATCGCTCCGGATCACGGCAGCGACCAGGAGCAGTTGCTGAAGAAGGCGGACCTCGCGCTCTATCGCTCAAAATCGGCGGGCCGCAACTGCTTCACGATCTACGATGAGGCGATGTCGGCCGAGCTCGAGGCCCGCAACACGCTGGAAGGCGATCTGCGCGACGCCATCGCGCGCTGCCAGCTCGAAGTGCACTACCAGCCGTTCGTCGATGCAATCTGCGGCGAGCGGCGCGGTTTCGAGGCGTTGGTGCGCTGGCGGCATCCGACGCGCGGACTGATCCCGCCGGACCAGTTCATACCGCTTGCGGAGGAGACCGGGCTGATCGTGCCGCTCGGCGAATTCGTGCTGCGGCGCGCCTGCGCGGATGCCGCGGCCTGGCCTTCCGATCTGATGGTTGCCGTGAACCTGTCGCCGATCCAGTTCAAGGAAGCCGATCTGTTCGAGGTGATCCGGGCCGCGCTGGGGGATTCCGGGCTGCCGCCGCAACGGCTCGAGATCGAGGTCACCGAATCGGTCCTGCTGGAGCGTGGCGCCGAGAACCACGCTTTCATCGAGCAGCTCAAGGGCATCGGCATCGAGCTCGCGCTCGACGATTTCGGCACCGGCTATTCGTCGCTGAGCTATCTGATTGCGTTCCCGTTCGACAAGATCAAGATCGACAAGTCGTTCATCCGCAACCTCACCCATCAGCCGCGCAGCTCGGCGATCATCTCCTCGATCGTGACGCTGGCGCGCGGCCTCGACATGTCTGTTACAGCCGAGGGTGTCGAGACCTGCGAGGAGTTCGAGCGGTTGAGGGCGCTCGGTGTCAACTTCGCACAGGGCTATCTGTTCGGCCGCCCGCAGCCGGTCGACCGGATCGAGTTCGATGCGCCTGTCCAGCCTTCGCAGCTCGACGCCGCTTGA
- a CDS encoding TRAP transporter large permease subunit, whose product MTGAVSLSGGRHGSITLLLRLSDASAAVLLAADLLVVCASVLLRFLFNAPVEWSDDVARGLMVGSAFFGAASALARGENVGVSFFRDLAPVRLQALVDAASALLVVLISGYVACHAIKLGSLTAGQTTGSGLPLELTFYPMGVGALFMTVFAIDQLCARPLPDIVRGLVAIAVVTGLYLAWDYLSPSSVPSAGILMLIGFFATLFGGLPIGFALALAALIFIWVEGALPGVIFAQQMARGIDNFVLLAIPFFILVGYLMEANGMSVRLIELLQRAVGRMRGGLNVVMVASMVLFSGISGSKMADVAAVGSVLIPAARRSKQNPGSAVALLAASAVMAETIPPCINLIILGFVANLSIGGLFIAGLLPSALMALVLIVVSIIFGKRPAAAEEVEPQIPVSGLWSGAIASFGLIFMIFFGFKSGFATATEISAFAVAYALVVGSVVFRELSFKSAAHSFVQAATRAGLVLFIVAAAQSLAFTLTLQQVPHAVGDFMLGLSKTSGVWLFILLAIAVLIVMGSVLEGAAALIIFGPLLLPVAVQLGVDPLHFGVVLVIAMGIGLFAPPLGLGLYGACLIGNVPIEQTVKPIMGYLGLLLLCLLVIAFVPSLSTALPHAFGY is encoded by the coding sequence ATGACAGGCGCCGTATCCCTCTCGGGCGGCCGTCACGGAAGCATCACCCTCCTGCTTCGCTTGAGCGACGCGAGCGCGGCCGTCCTGCTGGCCGCCGACCTCCTGGTGGTGTGCGCCTCCGTGCTGCTGCGCTTCCTGTTCAACGCACCGGTCGAATGGTCGGACGACGTCGCGCGCGGGCTGATGGTCGGGTCGGCCTTCTTCGGCGCGGCGAGCGCGCTCGCGCGCGGCGAGAATGTCGGCGTGTCCTTCTTCCGCGATCTGGCTCCGGTGCGGCTGCAGGCGCTGGTCGACGCGGCCAGTGCGCTGCTGGTGGTGCTGATCTCGGGCTACGTCGCCTGTCACGCGATCAAGCTGGGCTCGCTGACGGCGGGGCAGACCACCGGATCAGGGCTGCCGCTGGAGCTGACTTTCTATCCGATGGGCGTCGGCGCGCTGTTCATGACGGTGTTCGCGATCGATCAGCTCTGCGCCCGGCCGCTTCCCGACATCGTCAGGGGCCTCGTTGCGATCGCCGTGGTGACCGGCCTCTACCTCGCCTGGGATTATCTGTCGCCGTCATCGGTGCCGTCGGCGGGCATCCTGATGCTGATCGGCTTCTTCGCAACGCTGTTCGGCGGCTTGCCGATCGGATTTGCGCTGGCGCTGGCCGCGCTGATCTTCATCTGGGTCGAGGGCGCGCTGCCCGGCGTCATCTTCGCGCAGCAGATGGCGCGCGGCATCGACAATTTCGTGCTGCTCGCGATCCCGTTCTTCATCCTCGTCGGCTATCTCATGGAAGCCAACGGCATGTCGGTGCGCCTGATCGAGCTGTTGCAGCGCGCCGTCGGCCGCATGCGCGGTGGGCTGAATGTCGTGATGGTGGCTTCGATGGTGCTGTTCTCGGGCATCTCGGGCTCGAAGATGGCCGACGTCGCCGCCGTCGGCTCGGTGCTGATCCCGGCGGCGCGCCGCTCGAAGCAGAATCCGGGCAGCGCAGTGGCGCTGCTCGCGGCATCCGCGGTGATGGCGGAAACCATTCCGCCCTGCATCAACCTCATCATCCTCGGTTTCGTCGCCAATTTGTCGATCGGCGGCCTTTTCATCGCGGGGCTGTTGCCGTCGGCGCTGATGGCGCTGGTCCTGATCGTTGTCTCCATCATCTTCGGCAAGCGCCCGGCCGCGGCCGAGGAGGTGGAGCCGCAGATTCCGGTGTCGGGCCTGTGGAGCGGCGCGATCGCCTCGTTCGGCCTGATCTTCATGATCTTCTTCGGCTTCAAGAGCGGCTTTGCCACGGCCACCGAAATCTCGGCCTTCGCCGTCGCCTATGCGCTCGTCGTCGGCAGCGTGGTGTTCCGCGAGCTCAGCTTCAAATCGGCCGCGCACAGCTTTGTCCAGGCGGCGACGCGTGCGGGCCTCGTGCTGTTCATCGTCGCCGCCGCGCAGTCGCTCGCTTTCACGCTGACCTTGCAACAGGTGCCGCATGCGGTCGGCGATTTCATGCTTGGATTGTCCAAGACCAGCGGCGTCTGGCTGTTCATCCTGCTCGCGATCGCCGTTCTGATCGTGATGGGCTCGGTGCTGGAAGGCGCGGCTGCCCTCATCATCTTCGGGCCGCTGCTGTTGCCGGTCGCCGTGCAGCTCGGCGTCGATCCCCTGCATTTCGGCGTCGTGCTTGTCATCGCGATGGGCATAGGTCTGTTCGCGCCGCCGCTCGGGCTCGGACTCTACGGCGCCTGCCTGATCGGCAACGTCCCGATCGAGCAGACGGTGAAGCCGATCATGGGCTATCTAGGCCTGTTGCTGCTCTGTCTGCTGGTGATCGCGTTCGTGCCGTCGCTCAGCACCGCGCTGCCGCACGCGTTCGGCTACTGA
- a CDS encoding TRAP transporter substrate-binding protein — protein sequence MTIVPVSRRTFIKSSTAVTAGLMLSPAIIGRAEAATMKLKCSSSLPNDPKYANGRVYYDNLVKNLKANGLGEQVEVAFFPDNQLGQEIDVINSVKLGVIDLMVSGSSISANLVPLVGTYDLGFLFSSFPQQTKAFDAGAAKPVEDALLKGGNIRIIAWAYNFGSRSVFAKKPVKTPEDLAGLKIRTLPNPVITECLRLMGAAATPLAFGEIYTALQAGVLDGLEHDPPTILASKFFETAKFYALTQHNFSPLAIYFSDMTYNRMDPKLRDGFLDAAKKAAADTRAHGLAVEKEALSALTEKGVTVAECDREAFKKRVAPQAENFMKARPESKPIIDIIRATQA from the coding sequence ATGACCATCGTGCCCGTCAGCCGTCGCACGTTCATCAAGTCGTCGACGGCGGTGACCGCCGGCCTGATGTTGTCTCCCGCCATCATCGGCCGCGCCGAAGCTGCGACGATGAAGCTGAAATGCTCCTCCTCGCTGCCGAATGATCCCAAATATGCCAACGGCCGCGTCTACTACGATAATCTGGTCAAGAACCTGAAGGCGAACGGGCTCGGCGAGCAGGTCGAGGTCGCCTTCTTTCCGGACAACCAGCTCGGTCAGGAAATCGACGTCATCAATTCGGTCAAGCTCGGCGTCATCGACCTCATGGTGTCGGGCTCGTCGATCTCGGCCAATCTGGTGCCGCTGGTCGGCACTTACGACCTCGGCTTTCTCTTCTCGAGCTTCCCGCAGCAGACCAAGGCGTTCGACGCCGGCGCCGCCAAGCCGGTTGAGGACGCCCTGCTCAAGGGCGGCAACATCCGGATCATCGCCTGGGCCTATAATTTCGGCTCACGCAGTGTGTTTGCGAAGAAGCCGGTGAAGACGCCGGAGGATCTCGCCGGTCTCAAGATCCGGACGCTGCCAAATCCCGTCATCACGGAATGCCTGCGGCTGATGGGGGCCGCCGCGACGCCGCTGGCGTTCGGCGAAATCTACACAGCGTTGCAAGCCGGCGTGCTGGACGGGCTGGAGCACGATCCGCCGACGATCCTGGCCAGCAAGTTCTTCGAAACGGCAAAATTCTATGCTCTGACGCAGCACAATTTCTCGCCGCTCGCGATCTACTTCAGCGACATGACCTACAACCGCATGGATCCGAAGCTCCGCGACGGCTTTCTCGATGCCGCCAAGAAGGCCGCGGCCGACACGCGTGCGCATGGGCTTGCGGTCGAGAAGGAGGCGCTGTCGGCTTTGACCGAGAAGGGCGTGACGGTGGCCGAATGCGACCGCGAGGCGTTCAAGAAGCGCGTGGCGCCGCAGGCCGAAAACTTCATGAAGGCGCGGCCGGAATCCAAGCCCATCATCGACATCATCCGCGCGACGCAAGCCTGA
- a CDS encoding ABC transporter substrate-binding protein, producing the protein MYRFRSATCIGLTIALLAATMLTARGEEIGVSDDAILFGQAAALEGPSSALGQRMRQGIVAAFTEINAKGGVHGRKLQLVSRDDGYDPDRSVVQTLRLIEDDKVFALIGAVGTPTAMATIPITSARNVPFIGPFSGAEFLRDLELSNVVNIRASYSAEAEAWIKHLTEDRRFTRIGIFYQDDSFGRDGLAGVKRALAKRGLELAAEGTFERNTRAVGSAWRMLKRTEPEAIVMVGTYGPCAEFIKLAHRSGFNPTFVNVSFVGANALARELGPDGEGVIVSQVVPFPWDRSLKLVADYQAAQQAYDPTLAPDFVSLEGYLSGRLAAAALEKAGPNPTRAGLLRAINDFGRFDISGSIVTVGTRAIETPPKVFLTVIQKDGTFRAVDGL; encoded by the coding sequence ATGTATCGATTTCGATCAGCGACATGCATCGGCCTGACCATCGCGCTCCTAGCCGCGACCATGCTCACGGCCAGAGGCGAGGAAATCGGCGTCAGCGACGATGCGATCCTGTTCGGCCAGGCCGCCGCGCTCGAGGGCCCCTCCTCCGCGCTCGGACAGCGCATGCGGCAAGGCATCGTCGCGGCGTTCACCGAGATCAACGCGAAGGGTGGCGTCCACGGCCGCAAGCTGCAACTCGTCAGCCGCGACGACGGCTACGATCCCGACCGTTCGGTGGTGCAGACGCTGCGGCTGATCGAGGACGACAAGGTGTTCGCGCTGATCGGCGCGGTCGGCACGCCGACCGCGATGGCGACCATTCCGATCACCAGTGCCAGGAACGTGCCCTTCATCGGTCCGTTCAGCGGCGCCGAATTTTTGCGCGACCTCGAACTCTCGAACGTGGTCAACATTCGCGCGAGCTATAGCGCGGAGGCCGAAGCGTGGATCAAGCACCTCACGGAGGATCGCCGGTTCACCCGCATCGGCATCTTCTACCAGGACGATTCCTTCGGCCGCGACGGTCTCGCCGGCGTGAAGCGCGCGCTTGCCAAGCGCGGCCTCGAGCTCGCCGCCGAAGGCACCTTCGAGCGCAACACCCGCGCGGTCGGCTCGGCCTGGCGGATGCTCAAGCGCACCGAGCCCGAGGCCATCGTCATGGTCGGGACCTATGGTCCCTGCGCCGAATTCATTAAGCTCGCGCATCGCAGCGGCTTCAATCCGACCTTCGTCAACGTCTCCTTCGTGGGCGCCAATGCGCTCGCCCGCGAGCTCGGTCCCGACGGCGAAGGCGTCATCGTCTCGCAGGTCGTGCCGTTTCCCTGGGATCGCTCATTGAAGCTCGTCGCCGACTACCAGGCGGCGCAGCAGGCGTACGATCCGACGCTTGCCCCCGACTTCGTGTCGCTCGAAGGCTATCTGTCCGGCCGCCTCGCGGCCGCGGCCCTGGAAAAGGCCGGACCGAATCCGACGCGGGCCGGCCTGCTCCGCGCCATCAACGATTTCGGCCGCTTCGACATCAGCGGCAGCATCGTCACCGTCGGCACGCGCGCAATCGAGACCCCACCGAAGGTGTTTTTGACGGTGATCCAGAAGGACGGGACGTTCAGGGCGGTCGACGGGCTGTAG
- a CDS encoding hydroxyacid dehydrogenase, producing MMVLLAHTPEMRRNYYGDRSLNGLRAIAEVILHEGDQPLDAASLVNAAKDADIIVADRMTEGRGEIFPQLPRLRAFVRCAVDIRNIDVEAASTAGVLVTRAGPGFVQAVAELALGFMVDLSRGVSRATADYQAGRRPEARMGRQLAGSRVGIIGYGSIGRYLAEVAKVLCMEVLVSDPFATVSDSAIRQVALDELMAASDYVVCLAVANEQTEKLIGEAALARMQRHAVFINLSRGNLVDEAALARALLEGRIAGAAMDVGRAADQMPTPELAKLPNVIATPHVGGLTPQAIEYQSLETVRQVEAIVKGEIPPGAVNADRWMRRP from the coding sequence GTGATGGTCCTGTTGGCTCACACGCCGGAGATGCGCCGGAATTACTACGGCGATCGCAGCCTCAACGGCCTGCGCGCGATCGCCGAGGTGATCCTGCACGAGGGCGATCAGCCGCTCGATGCAGCTAGCCTCGTCAACGCGGCGAAGGATGCCGACATCATCGTCGCCGATCGCATGACGGAAGGCCGCGGCGAGATCTTTCCGCAACTGCCGCGCTTGCGCGCCTTCGTCCGCTGCGCCGTCGATATCCGTAATATCGACGTCGAGGCCGCATCAACGGCCGGCGTGCTCGTGACCCGCGCCGGTCCCGGCTTCGTGCAGGCGGTGGCCGAGCTCGCGCTCGGCTTCATGGTCGATCTGTCACGCGGCGTGTCGCGGGCGACGGCCGACTACCAGGCCGGCCGCAGGCCTGAAGCACGAATGGGCCGCCAGCTCGCCGGCAGCCGCGTCGGCATCATCGGCTACGGCAGCATCGGGCGCTATCTCGCCGAGGTCGCGAAGGTGCTGTGCATGGAGGTGCTGGTGTCCGATCCCTTCGCGACCGTCAGCGACAGCGCCATCAGGCAGGTCGCGCTGGACGAACTCATGGCGGCGTCGGACTACGTCGTATGCCTCGCCGTTGCCAACGAGCAGACCGAGAAGCTGATCGGGGAGGCGGCGCTGGCGCGCATGCAAAGGCACGCCGTCTTCATCAATCTCTCGCGCGGCAATCTCGTCGACGAGGCCGCGCTCGCGCGGGCGCTGCTGGAGGGCCGCATCGCCGGTGCGGCGATGGATGTCGGCCGCGCAGCCGACCAGATGCCGACCCCGGAACTAGCGAAGCTGCCAAACGTCATCGCGACGCCGCATGTCGGCGGCCTGACGCCGCAGGCGATCGAATACCAGTCGCTGGAAACCGTGCGGCAGGTGGAAGCGATCGTCAAAGGCGAGATCCCGCCGGGCGCGGTCAATGCCGACCGCTGGATGCGGCGGCCCTGA
- a CDS encoding LysR family transcriptional regulator — MLDRLTSLEVFAKVAAIGSLSGAARAMGLSQTMVTKHVAALEGRLGIKLFHRTTRRLSITEAGRLYLESSERILADMETADAAVARERVEPRGLLRVNVPVVFGTRQIAPLIAEFSERHPEVTIELGLNDRLVDLADEGWDLAIRIGKLRDSSMMARRLAPNRMVVCAAPSYLAKHGTPRSVSDLAAHNCFGYTLSQQASAAEWLFGADGEIRVQVSGNLRANNDDALRAATLAGLGLARQPTFIIADDLRAGTLVALPLDQPEIQTSAVHAVYLPDRRPPAKVRAFIDFFAARFSPEPPWDRGLP, encoded by the coding sequence TTGCTCGACCGCCTGACCAGCCTGGAAGTCTTCGCCAAGGTGGCGGCGATCGGCAGCCTGTCCGGCGCGGCCCGGGCCATGGGCCTGTCGCAGACCATGGTCACCAAGCACGTTGCGGCGCTGGAGGGGCGGCTCGGGATCAAGCTGTTCCACCGCACCACAAGGCGGCTATCCATCACCGAGGCCGGTCGCCTCTATCTTGAATCCTCCGAGCGCATCCTCGCCGACATGGAGACCGCCGACGCCGCGGTCGCGCGCGAGCGCGTCGAGCCCCGCGGGCTGCTGCGGGTCAACGTGCCCGTCGTGTTCGGCACGAGGCAGATCGCGCCGCTCATCGCGGAGTTCTCGGAACGCCATCCCGAGGTCACGATCGAGCTCGGCCTCAACGATCGCCTTGTCGACCTCGCCGACGAAGGCTGGGACCTCGCGATCCGCATCGGCAAGCTGCGCGATTCCAGCATGATGGCGCGGCGGCTCGCGCCGAACCGCATGGTCGTCTGCGCCGCGCCCTCTTACCTGGCGAAGCACGGCACGCCGCGCAGCGTGTCCGACCTCGCTGCGCATAATTGCTTCGGCTACACGCTTTCGCAGCAGGCCAGCGCGGCGGAATGGCTGTTCGGCGCGGACGGCGAGATCCGCGTCCAGGTCAGCGGCAATCTGCGCGCCAATAATGACGATGCGCTACGCGCGGCGACGCTGGCCGGCCTTGGCCTCGCGCGACAGCCGACCTTCATCATCGCCGATGACTTGCGCGCCGGCACGCTCGTCGCGCTTCCGCTGGACCAGCCGGAGATCCAGACCTCCGCGGTGCACGCGGTCTACCTGCCCGACCGTCGTCCGCCCGCCAAGGTGCGCGCCTTCATCGACTTTTTCGCCGCGCGCTTTTCGCCCGAACCGCCCTGGGACCGCGGCCTGCCGTGA